The following coding sequences are from one Camarhynchus parvulus chromosome 1, STF_HiC, whole genome shotgun sequence window:
- the LOC115908327 gene encoding protein enabled homolog, with product MRAERGLWIFTLRREPPPFIHPHGPRARPLLPPGPAFAPLPSPPPPASPPLPSSAPPGSGAERLPSTGPATPRWGRERRRRKDGGGGRWLCPHVQLDVMKLSVDVAAVCLQRKLVSMDDAGTR from the exons ATGAGGGCGGAGCGGGGCTTGTGGATATTTACGTTGAGGCGGGAGCCGCCGCCCTTCATTCACCCACATGGTCCCCGAGCCCGGCCGCTGCTACCGCCGGGACCTGCCTTCGCGCCacttccctcccccccccccccggcctctccccccctcccctcatCCGCCCCGCCGGGGAGCGGCGCGGAGCGGCTCCCCTCGACCGGGCCGGCCACGCCGCGCTGGGGCCGcgagagaaggaggaggaaagatgGTGGCGGCGGCCGCTGGCTG TGTCCCCACGTGCAGCTGGACGTAATGAAGCTTTCTGTGGATGTTGCAGCAGTGTGCTTGCAGAGGAAGTTAGTTTCAATGGATGATg caggTACAAGGTAG